The Halanaerobium praevalens DSM 2228 genome contains a region encoding:
- a CDS encoding BamA/OMP85 family outer membrane protein translates to MKKKILVRTLIILSCALIFTGLAAAQEIPIDEVTKITVEGNDYVSDFEILNAVKTEVGDQTDQNELRSDLQNVFSLGYFSDVNIAFENYQGGLNVIFEVVENPVLKGIEISGNQPIYERDKIIEMLDLNLETVLNVKKMNKNLKKIQEKMQDDGYILARYKDVNVSDEGILKIEISPGYLYSVGVSGNTKTDSKVVLREMPIEAGEVININKIQKGFQNLSRLGYFKNINPKLQRVDGPENSAKLNIDLEEGKTGNLQFGGGYSSNDGWIGFVDVSEKNLFGNGQNIGFKWQFGDTTTYSLNFYEPYLWDSLYSFGFSVYDRETVRTTSTDSSGDLDYLKKSKGGSISLGHPLPNDWRTSLRYRLEDKEEIWDESSDDDKYQEGDLIDGSDKDLQSLTLSFSRDTSNNRFHPTSGSINNLSIEEAGGFLGGDMEFTKYNLDSRRYYHGFKDHAWALRMKLGLSDPRNQSGGLGSEEYDLGGSDSLRGYEQSDFDSNEHDNNNLLLFNVEYRVPFNDSFTGVIFTDAGNVWEDQDKIKLDDLKLGYGLGMRMNTPVGQLRLDYGWDEDSEGMLHFSIGNTF, encoded by the coding sequence ATGAAAAAGAAGATATTAGTTAGGACCTTGATTATACTAAGCTGTGCCCTGATTTTTACCGGTCTGGCAGCAGCCCAAGAGATTCCGATTGATGAGGTAACTAAAATAACAGTTGAAGGTAATGATTATGTTAGTGACTTTGAAATTTTAAATGCTGTCAAAACTGAAGTTGGAGATCAGACTGATCAAAATGAACTGCGCTCTGATCTGCAAAATGTTTTCAGCTTAGGTTATTTTTCTGATGTGAATATAGCATTTGAGAATTATCAAGGTGGACTAAATGTTATTTTTGAAGTAGTAGAAAATCCTGTTTTAAAAGGGATTGAAATCAGTGGTAATCAGCCAATATATGAGCGAGATAAAATAATTGAAATGTTAGATTTAAATTTAGAAACAGTACTTAATGTGAAAAAAATGAATAAAAACTTGAAAAAAATTCAAGAAAAAATGCAGGATGATGGTTATATTTTAGCCCGTTATAAAGATGTTAATGTTTCGGATGAGGGAATACTTAAAATTGAAATCAGCCCTGGTTACCTTTATTCTGTCGGAGTTAGTGGTAATACCAAAACTGATTCTAAAGTAGTTTTAAGAGAAATGCCGATTGAAGCAGGAGAGGTAATTAATATTAATAAAATCCAAAAGGGTTTTCAAAATTTAAGCCGCTTGGGTTATTTTAAAAATATTAATCCTAAGCTGCAGCGGGTAGATGGCCCAGAAAATAGTGCTAAATTAAATATTGATTTAGAAGAAGGCAAAACAGGAAACCTTCAATTTGGTGGTGGTTATAGTTCAAATGACGGCTGGATAGGTTTTGTTGATGTCAGCGAAAAGAACTTATTTGGTAACGGCCAAAATATTGGTTTCAAGTGGCAGTTTGGAGATACAACGACTTATTCACTTAATTTTTATGAGCCTTATTTATGGGACAGCCTCTATTCTTTTGGCTTTAGTGTTTATGATCGCGAAACAGTTAGAACAACTTCTACTGATTCTTCTGGGGACTTAGATTATCTTAAAAAGAGTAAAGGTGGTAGTATTAGTTTAGGTCATCCACTGCCAAATGACTGGAGAACATCTTTAAGATATAGATTAGAAGATAAAGAAGAAATTTGGGATGAAAGCAGTGATGATGACAAATACCAAGAAGGAGATTTAATTGATGGTTCAGATAAAGATTTACAGTCTTTAACTTTATCATTTAGTCGGGATACCTCTAATAACCGCTTCCATCCAACTTCAGGCTCTATTAATAATTTGAGTATTGAGGAAGCAGGTGGCTTTTTAGGTGGAGATATGGAATTTACTAAATATAATTTAGACAGCCGCAGATATTACCATGGTTTTAAAGATCATGCCTGGGCTTTAAGAATGAAACTTGGCTTAAGTGATCCTCGAAATCAAAGTGGAGGCTTAGGTAGTGAAGAATATGACCTTGGCGGTTCAGATAGTTTAAGAGGTTATGAACAAAGTGATTTTGATTCTAATGAGCATGATAATAATAATCTCTTACTCTTTAATGTAGAATATAGAGTTCCTTTTAATGATAGTTTTACGGGAGTGATTTTTACAGATGCTGGTAATGTTTGGGAAGATCAAGACAAAATTAAGCTTGATGACTTAAAGCTTGGTTATGGATTGGGAATGAGAATGAACACTCCAGTTGGCCAGCTGCGCTTAGATTATGGTTGGGATGAAGATTCTGAAGGAATGCTCCACTTTAGTATTGGTAATACCTTTTAA
- a CDS encoding translocation/assembly module TamB domain-containing protein, whose amino-acid sequence MDKQIKYLLGVLILLLISAYFLSLLSGLPQYFEDDIIAFLETRLKGDISFASISVWPLNKLRLQSFSFVDQNNNQIKIKDLQLNYKLDFRDLKQFIKIDFVAAKKAEIIIRDLKQLKSLSSQLDQAEALDSQPKSAFNLEQLDLPPLLLKTKINIIDSSLVVKTETKALEFNNLNLGLLARAKADYELNFSSSINLNKFAYQDFKFNKLKTENLKLKFKRQGAKSELYFKTKATALAPLLKVLPLAPKYQFENLELDLATLKGDLDLKGKLDLKGAQIENYRAEISSNNLKLKPKLEFKQQSESLDFEFKKLNFIVSGPDFKLEAVQNKLNLANNKMLLDFKLKQNLAYQLKLSAAEFDYNYSFFKPELEAAQLDFDLKLEGQKNNLEKLRAEIKTDKLKTKYAELTKTDFLIKLVDDQLFLEKAKVNLGSEAVVDLKASYDLKNQNYLAAVKAQNLKIASPLVSFLADYKPTAKALAKLEEIKADHLDFNLDLGGYYGSQTKLSATGDLDLKLKFKEQNNDIKLKSDFWYVEQKLFLNSLQLFSDFAYLDLLGEIDFAQKELDLRYAIKNLEPAILNKQLELFDSELLAAVKPTIKYAEGQIENSFANPSLSTDLHLDQLTYQNYSLSEINLKATYVNDNLQIKDLIADLNQGKLRAEGEVKALTGNPILALNINSENLYFEDLNSELNFDLPLTGAVELQSELRGPIADYQFKLDLNTSNPVFAYQAREFDLSNLSLSLKTENKQLKIEELAFSQQELDFKAQGIYDFQTGFAVDYQLQGIKIQNYLEQSPKQLEKLSGSLNLAGKLKGQLEALKLNFELAGENLFYDNFKLEILANQFNLDLKQAKLELEQFDFNFASGNYSLTGEIKDLTSIPQSELQLELLEVPLTEYFQRYLGLYPLAEELSLTGQTQIKTEGSAYQAELDLAGHLAQAEKNSFSLKGKVGRELNLSFQASDLPLYFAAESDFNLKTEAKLDFEGEIGGTLTNPILNFSHSLDAIKINQNPLEKIEGDILVEGKRRISAAEKINFSQGGSLKFDLSYLLAEQNLSLSSDLEDLPLAFILSFFGDNLTADGYLNGNLRADGPLSKPKLNGDFKLAGNSLELGIWAPIKNYQGQIEIEGSQALIKNLTGDFVDGQFELGGKLKLLDPAQFWNLKLKGSKLYFDRGSLTGNFDSDLKFAGPLTEPLLKGKLDLYDFQIGMPFKWPSSKSKEKKEEPAISPVIDLELMPQENVKVKNQNLEVLIENGDLKLNFNRKRDNSLMMEGRLKSSQGRFSYYNSRFNLNNAEALFTPVDQNDIPSLQVNATTYAAGRQININLSGPANNMRINLSSDTEMTREEILNLLSSRGALGSAVIGGEDIGVRQIITQELIRIVNGFLQEDIISDLESDFRTALSLDRIEIDALQFGLEREVAIYLGKNLNNRFYLEYAAFFNEEEQRESELSFQYKLTEITNLKGSYFTDDEYQISLETEIEF is encoded by the coding sequence ATGGATAAGCAAATAAAATATCTGCTGGGGGTTTTAATCTTATTATTAATTTCAGCTTATTTTTTAAGTCTGCTTAGTGGTTTACCCCAATATTTTGAAGATGATATTATTGCTTTTCTAGAAACTAGACTAAAAGGGGATATTTCTTTTGCTTCTATTTCTGTTTGGCCTCTCAATAAACTTCGTCTCCAGTCCTTTAGTTTTGTTGATCAAAATAATAATCAAATAAAAATTAAAGACTTACAACTTAACTATAAATTAGATTTTAGAGATTTAAAGCAATTTATTAAAATAGATTTTGTAGCAGCCAAAAAAGCTGAAATCATAATTAGAGACCTTAAACAACTTAAGTCTTTATCTAGTCAGCTAGATCAAGCTGAGGCTTTAGATTCTCAGCCCAAATCGGCTTTTAACTTAGAACAGTTAGATTTGCCTCCACTTTTGCTGAAAACTAAAATTAATATTATTGATTCTAGTCTAGTAGTGAAAACTGAAACTAAAGCTTTAGAATTTAATAATTTAAACTTAGGACTTTTAGCGAGAGCTAAAGCTGATTATGAGCTTAATTTTTCTAGTTCAATTAATTTAAATAAATTTGCTTATCAAGACTTTAAATTTAATAAGCTTAAAACAGAGAACTTAAAATTAAAGTTTAAAAGGCAGGGAGCAAAGTCAGAACTTTATTTTAAGACTAAGGCTACTGCTTTAGCACCTCTTTTAAAAGTGCTGCCTCTGGCTCCAAAATATCAATTTGAAAATTTAGAGCTAGATTTAGCTACTCTTAAGGGAGATTTAGACCTTAAAGGTAAATTAGATTTAAAGGGAGCTCAAATTGAAAATTATCGGGCAGAAATTAGCTCTAATAATTTAAAACTTAAACCTAAATTAGAATTTAAGCAGCAGAGTGAAAGTTTAGATTTTGAATTTAAAAAATTAAATTTTATTGTTTCTGGCCCAGATTTTAAATTAGAAGCAGTACAAAATAAATTAAATTTGGCTAATAACAAAATGCTTTTAGATTTTAAACTAAAGCAAAATTTAGCTTACCAATTAAAATTATCAGCAGCAGAATTTGATTATAATTATTCCTTTTTTAAGCCAGAATTAGAGGCTGCTCAACTTGACTTTGATTTAAAATTAGAGGGTCAAAAAAATAATTTAGAAAAATTAAGAGCTGAAATCAAAACAGATAAACTAAAAACTAAATATGCTGAGCTTACTAAGACTGATTTTTTAATCAAATTAGTAGATGATCAGCTTTTTTTAGAAAAAGCAAAAGTTAATTTAGGCTCTGAAGCAGTAGTTGATTTAAAAGCAAGTTATGATCTAAAAAACCAAAATTATTTAGCTGCAGTTAAAGCTCAAAACTTAAAAATAGCCAGTCCTTTAGTTTCTTTTTTAGCAGATTATAAGCCAACTGCCAAAGCTTTGGCAAAATTAGAGGAAATTAAAGCTGACCATTTAGATTTTAATTTAGATCTTGGCGGCTATTATGGATCTCAAACTAAACTATCAGCTACAGGTGATCTTGATTTGAAGCTGAAATTTAAAGAACAGAATAATGACATAAAGCTAAAAAGTGATTTTTGGTATGTTGAGCAAAAACTTTTTCTTAATTCTTTGCAGCTTTTTTCTGATTTTGCTTATTTAGATTTATTAGGAGAAATAGATTTTGCCCAAAAAGAGCTTGATTTACGCTATGCAATTAAAAATTTAGAACCAGCAATTTTAAATAAGCAGTTAGAGCTTTTTGATTCAGAGCTTTTGGCAGCAGTTAAGCCCACAATTAAATATGCAGAAGGGCAAATTGAAAATAGTTTTGCTAACCCTAGTCTAAGTACTGATTTGCATTTAGATCAATTAACTTACCAAAATTACAGTTTAAGCGAAATTAATTTAAAAGCAACTTATGTAAATGATAATTTGCAGATAAAAGATTTGATAGCAGATTTAAATCAGGGTAAATTGCGAGCTGAGGGTGAAGTAAAAGCTTTAACTGGAAATCCTATTTTGGCTTTAAATATCAACAGTGAAAACTTATATTTTGAAGATCTAAACTCAGAGCTTAACTTTGATTTACCACTTACAGGTGCAGTTGAGCTGCAATCAGAACTGAGAGGTCCAATAGCCGATTATCAATTTAAACTAGATCTCAACACTTCAAACCCTGTTTTTGCTTATCAAGCAAGAGAATTTGATTTATCAAATTTAAGTCTGAGTTTGAAAACAGAAAATAAACAGCTTAAAATTGAAGAACTTGCTTTTAGTCAGCAGGAATTAGATTTTAAGGCTCAAGGAATTTACGATTTTCAAACTGGTTTTGCAGTTGATTATCAGCTGCAGGGAATAAAAATTCAAAATTATTTAGAGCAGAGTCCAAAACAATTAGAAAAGCTTAGTGGTTCTTTAAACTTAGCTGGAAAACTAAAAGGGCAGTTAGAAGCTTTAAAACTTAATTTTGAGCTAGCTGGCGAAAATTTATTTTATGATAACTTTAAGCTAGAGATTTTAGCAAACCAATTCAATTTAGATCTAAAACAAGCTAAATTGGAATTAGAGCAATTTGATTTTAACTTTGCTTCTGGTAACTATAGTCTGACAGGAGAAATAAAAGACTTAACTAGTATTCCCCAATCTGAGCTGCAGTTAGAGCTTTTAGAAGTACCACTAACAGAATATTTCCAGCGATATCTGGGCTTATATCCTTTGGCAGAAGAGCTTAGTTTAACTGGTCAAACTCAAATAAAAACAGAGGGCAGTGCTTATCAGGCCGAATTAGACTTAGCTGGTCACTTAGCTCAAGCAGAAAAAAATAGTTTTAGTTTGAAAGGAAAAGTAGGGAGAGAATTAAATTTAAGCTTTCAAGCTTCAGACTTACCATTATATTTTGCAGCTGAGTCTGACTTTAACTTAAAAACAGAAGCAAAACTTGATTTTGAAGGTGAAATAGGTGGTACTTTAACTAATCCTATTTTAAATTTCAGTCACAGTTTAGATGCTATTAAAATTAATCAAAATCCTTTAGAAAAAATAGAAGGAGATATTTTAGTAGAAGGAAAGCGCCGAATTTCGGCGGCCGAAAAAATTAATTTTAGTCAAGGTGGGAGCTTGAAATTTGATCTTAGTTATTTGCTAGCTGAGCAAAACTTAAGTTTAAGTTCTGATTTAGAGGACTTGCCTTTAGCTTTTATCCTTTCATTTTTTGGAGACAACTTGACTGCTGATGGTTATTTAAATGGAAATCTGAGGGCAGACGGCCCTTTAAGCAAGCCTAAGTTAAATGGTGATTTTAAGTTGGCAGGTAATAGTTTAGAGCTTGGAATTTGGGCTCCAATTAAAAATTATCAGGGACAAATTGAAATTGAAGGCAGTCAGGCTTTAATTAAAAATTTAACTGGAGATTTCGTTGACGGCCAGTTTGAACTGGGTGGTAAGTTAAAACTCTTAGATCCAGCTCAGTTTTGGAACTTAAAACTTAAAGGTTCAAAACTTTATTTTGACCGCGGTTCTTTAACTGGTAATTTTGATAGTGATTTAAAATTTGCTGGTCCCTTAACAGAGCCTCTGCTAAAAGGGAAGCTGGACCTTTATGATTTCCAAATAGGAATGCCCTTTAAATGGCCGAGTTCAAAATCAAAAGAGAAAAAAGAAGAACCAGCTATCAGTCCTGTGATTGACTTAGAACTGATGCCCCAAGAAAATGTAAAAGTTAAAAATCAAAATTTAGAAGTCTTAATTGAAAACGGAGATTTAAAACTTAATTTTAATCGAAAAAGAGATAATTCTCTCATGATGGAAGGTAGGCTCAAAAGTAGTCAGGGTCGTTTTAGTTATTATAATTCTCGTTTTAATTTAAATAATGCTGAGGCTTTATTTACCCCAGTTGATCAAAATGATATTCCTAGTTTGCAGGTTAATGCGACAACTTATGCAGCTGGGCGTCAGATAAATATTAACCTTAGTGGTCCAGCAAATAATATGCGGATTAACTTAAGCTCTGATACTGAAATGACTCGAGAAGAGATATTAAACCTCCTTTCTAGCCGTGGAGCTTTAGGTTCGGCTGTCATTGGTGGTGAAGATATAGGTGTTCGTCAAATTATTACCCAAGAGTTGATCAGAATTGTAAATGGTTTTTTACAAGAAGATATTATTTCTGATCTAGAGTCAGATTTTAGAACTGCTCTTTCTTTAGATCGAATTGAAATAGATGCTCTCCAATTTGGTTTAGAAAGAGAAGTTGCGATTTACCTTGGTAAAAATCTAAATAATCGTTTTTATCTTGAATATGCAGCTTTTTTCAATGAGGAAGAACAGAGAGAATCTGAACTTTCTTTTCAATATAAATTAACAGAGATTACAAATTTAAAAGGAAGCTATTTTACTGATGATGAATATCAAATAAGTTTAGAAACTGAAATTGAATTTTAG
- a CDS encoding SpoIVB peptidase S55 domain-containing protein, with translation MFKKIRKVLFLALIGLILINGPVFAATDIMPLNRVKAGMTGYGKTVFSGTEVEKFKIKVIDVLDNRSLDEDLILIKLTGAQKGDFEGIAAGMSGSPIYVEDKLIGAIGYGWNNSDHRYGLVTPINRMLKLLDQQAKTSNSQLDDYDFKKQEKSLGENIIRSSSPIMVSGIDGRALKRLESNLEELDLEVVPSPGIAEAKASDKKPEAGDAIAVQLVRGDISVASIGTLTYVDQDDFLAFGHPFTNRGNVNYLLSRAKINAIIPSSEQPFKLGSPYNELLGSVTQDRGAGIAGKLGSFPRITPLYISITENGELLKEVSLQIINDEQLFSALSNSSALQAVDSALDRVGGGTATAKVKVMGRGLPELQIESTEMYYSQRDIGSMALYDFSQLLNLILTNPFKEINLIDIRLELDFNQNDQVALIQEAKVLNEEIYPGDELEVEVTLHRYRNGTETKKLTLPLPEDMEPGLATLFIDGGYTGETMRPETSSQLQNDLSVKEAEIEGHKSFESMLNSYLEAPANNDLILQLYPAYAAPAYEESSKTAPGEKAEHTAEKNENKAETKKEKELAAPRKNKLETETEQIKERFATDYVLEGSLNLDLEVLAAKSDSNSEQNTAENETEVETEKKNEKAETTGVETRD, from the coding sequence TTGTTTAAAAAAATAAGAAAAGTATTATTTTTAGCTTTAATAGGCTTAATCTTAATTAATGGCCCAGTTTTTGCTGCCACAGATATTATGCCATTAAATAGAGTTAAAGCTGGAATGACCGGTTATGGAAAAACAGTTTTTTCGGGAACTGAAGTAGAAAAATTTAAAATCAAAGTTATTGATGTTTTAGATAACCGCAGTTTAGATGAGGATTTGATTTTAATTAAATTAACTGGTGCTCAAAAAGGTGATTTTGAAGGTATTGCAGCTGGGATGAGTGGTAGTCCAATCTATGTTGAAGATAAATTAATTGGAGCTATTGGTTATGGTTGGAATAACAGTGATCATCGTTATGGCTTAGTTACCCCAATTAACAGAATGCTAAAACTTTTAGATCAGCAAGCAAAAACTTCTAATTCTCAACTAGATGATTATGATTTTAAAAAACAAGAAAAATCCTTAGGAGAAAATATTATCCGCAGTTCTAGTCCAATTATGGTCAGCGGGATAGATGGTCGGGCCTTAAAAAGATTAGAATCTAATTTAGAGGAGCTTGATTTAGAAGTTGTTCCTAGTCCAGGAATTGCAGAAGCTAAAGCAAGTGATAAAAAGCCAGAAGCTGGAGATGCAATAGCAGTTCAGCTGGTTAGAGGAGATATTAGTGTTGCTTCGATAGGAACTTTAACTTATGTAGACCAAGATGATTTTTTAGCTTTTGGTCATCCCTTTACAAATCGAGGTAATGTTAATTATTTATTGAGCAGAGCTAAGATTAATGCAATTATTCCTAGCTCAGAACAACCTTTTAAATTAGGTTCTCCTTATAATGAACTTTTAGGTTCTGTAACTCAAGATCGGGGAGCAGGTATTGCAGGTAAATTAGGTTCTTTTCCTCGGATTACCCCTTTATATATCTCTATTACAGAAAATGGAGAGCTTTTAAAAGAGGTTAGCCTGCAAATAATTAATGATGAGCAGTTATTTTCTGCTCTCTCAAATAGTTCAGCTTTACAAGCAGTAGATTCTGCTTTAGATCGAGTTGGAGGAGGTACAGCCACTGCTAAAGTCAAAGTGATGGGCAGAGGTTTGCCAGAATTACAAATTGAATCAACCGAAATGTATTATAGCCAAAGAGATATTGGGAGTATGGCCCTTTATGATTTTTCTCAGCTTTTAAACTTGATTTTAACAAATCCCTTTAAAGAAATTAATCTAATTGATATTAGATTAGAATTAGATTTTAACCAAAATGATCAAGTTGCTTTAATCCAAGAAGCTAAGGTTTTAAATGAAGAAATTTATCCTGGAGATGAGCTAGAAGTCGAAGTTACTTTACATCGCTACCGCAATGGGACTGAAACTAAAAAATTAACTCTGCCTTTACCAGAAGATATGGAGCCAGGCTTAGCAACCTTATTTATTGATGGTGGTTATACAGGAGAAACAATGAGACCTGAAACTAGTAGTCAGCTCCAAAATGATTTGTCAGTAAAAGAAGCAGAGATTGAAGGTCATAAAAGCTTTGAGTCAATGCTAAATAGTTATTTGGAGGCTCCAGCTAATAATGATTTAATTTTACAGCTTTATCCAGCTTATGCAGCCCCAGCCTATGAGGAAAGCAGTAAAACTGCTCCAGGTGAGAAAGCAGAACATACTGCTGAAAAAAATGAAAATAAAGCTGAAACTAAAAAAGAAAAAGAGCTGGCTGCACCAAGAAAAAATAAGCTAGAAACTGAAACAGAACAAATTAAAGAAAGATTTGCGACTGATTATGTTTTAGAAGGTAGTTTGAATTTAGATTTAGAAGTCTTAGCAGCTAAATCAGATTCTAATTCAGAACAAAATACAGCAGAAAATGAAACTGAAGTTGAAACAGAGAAGAAAAATGAGAAAGCAGAAACAACAGGAGTTGAGACTAGAGACTAA
- a CDS encoding rod shape-determining protein, translating into MLLNLLNKLSKKIAIDLGTATVIIYESDKGIVLQEPSFVALDKDTKKIIAVGEEARRMLGRTPANIEVIRPLKDGVIANFEVAEMMLKSFLKKVGVKSRFIKPLIMVCIPVGVTGVESRAVLEAAVQVGARKAFLIEEPVAAAIGAGLQIEKPEGNMIIDIGGGTTEIAVLSLGGIVVGKSIRVGGDKFDEALVRYVREHYNLVIGEATAEEIKLSIGSADPNFSAQFEVKGRDLMTGLPRHIELTAEETYTAFKELLDNIAQAARRVLEQTPPELSADIVEKGIILTGGGSLLKGLDKFISQRTEVGAFVTDDPLVCVAEGTGQALNEIDKISNVLSTGDQSILS; encoded by the coding sequence ATGCTATTGAATCTGTTGAATAAATTGAGCAAGAAGATTGCCATTGACCTTGGGACAGCGACAGTTATTATTTACGAAAGTGATAAAGGAATTGTGCTACAGGAGCCTTCTTTTGTGGCTTTAGATAAAGATACAAAAAAAATAATTGCAGTTGGAGAAGAAGCGCGTAGAATGTTAGGGAGAACTCCAGCCAATATTGAAGTAATTAGACCACTTAAAGATGGGGTAATAGCAAATTTTGAGGTTGCAGAAATGATGCTCAAAAGTTTTTTGAAAAAAGTAGGAGTTAAAAGTAGATTTATTAAGCCTTTAATTATGGTCTGTATTCCAGTTGGAGTAACAGGAGTTGAAAGCAGAGCAGTTTTGGAAGCAGCAGTCCAAGTTGGGGCCCGCAAAGCCTTTTTGATCGAAGAACCAGTAGCAGCAGCAATTGGAGCTGGTTTGCAAATTGAAAAACCAGAAGGAAATATGATTATAGATATTGGTGGAGGAACTACCGAAATTGCTGTTTTATCTTTAGGTGGAATTGTAGTTGGTAAATCAATTAGAGTTGGTGGAGATAAATTTGATGAGGCCCTAGTTCGTTATGTTAGAGAACATTATAATTTAGTAATTGGAGAAGCCACTGCTGAAGAAATAAAGTTAAGTATTGGTAGTGCTGACCCTAATTTTTCAGCTCAATTTGAAGTTAAAGGTAGAGATTTGATGACAGGCTTACCACGGCATATAGAACTAACAGCTGAAGAAACTTATACAGCTTTTAAAGAATTATTAGATAATATTGCTCAAGCAGCTAGAAGAGTATTAGAACAAACACCACCTGAGCTTTCAGCAGACATAGTTGAAAAAGGAATTATTTTAACAGGTGGAGGTTCACTGCTTAAGGGATTAGATAAATTTATTAGTCAGCGGACAGAAGTTGGGGCTTTTGTAACTGATGACCCTTTAGTCTGTGTAGCTGAAGGCACAGGGCAGGCCTTAAATGAAATAGATAAGATTTCTAATGTTTTAAGTACAGGTGACCAGAGCATTTTATCTTAA
- a CDS encoding cation:proton antiporter: protein MDYLAALSAYEIEEWLVINNIGNQELYLISILLLFALLIVFVAKKYRVPIVVGYVFLGILLSPDVVSILPIMDHNLAETYSLLLSNLDYLTQIALAFIAFTIGSELSIKTIKRLGKSIFYIALFESLSAFIVVTGIIYLLGYPLFMALLLGAIASATAPAATVMVLKEYKAEGPLTSTIMAVVGLDDALALIIFSLINPIAYSHYQGGGAIAFKDLVFYPLTEILGSIIIGLVFGYLAQYLLTIYSEKTRKILTVVTTIVFSAALSTFWGFSALITNMAVGFAVRNFAKKNLQISEELDTLTIPLYALFFIIAGTEIRFSEMTSAAFLILAFTYLIARIIGKVGGSTLAAKISDAPLVVKKYIGLGLLPQSGVAIALAYSVQKQYAKDPEIGLLIFNTLLLTAALTEVIGPLLTKYAVIKAGESQTEN, encoded by the coding sequence ATGGATTATTTAGCAGCTTTGTCTGCCTATGAAATAGAAGAATGGTTAGTGATTAATAATATCGGTAATCAAGAACTTTATTTAATTTCAATTTTACTACTTTTCGCTCTTTTAATAGTTTTTGTAGCTAAAAAGTATAGAGTGCCAATTGTAGTTGGTTATGTATTTTTGGGTATTTTGTTAAGTCCAGATGTTGTTTCTATTTTACCAATTATGGATCATAATTTAGCTGAAACTTATAGCCTTTTGCTTTCTAATTTGGATTATCTAACCCAGATTGCCCTTGCTTTTATTGCCTTTACAATTGGCAGTGAGCTTTCAATTAAAACAATTAAAAGATTAGGGAAAAGTATATTTTATATAGCCTTATTTGAATCTTTATCCGCTTTTATAGTTGTTACAGGTATAATTTATTTGCTTGGTTATCCACTTTTTATGGCCCTTTTGTTAGGAGCAATAGCTTCAGCTACAGCTCCAGCTGCAACTGTAATGGTGCTCAAAGAATATAAGGCAGAAGGCCCTTTAACATCTACTATTATGGCTGTTGTTGGTTTAGATGATGCTCTTGCTTTAATTATTTTTTCTTTAATTAATCCAATTGCTTATTCTCATTATCAAGGTGGAGGAGCAATCGCTTTTAAAGATCTAGTTTTTTACCCTTTAACTGAAATCTTAGGTTCAATTATTATTGGTTTAGTTTTTGGTTATTTAGCTCAATACTTACTTACAATTTATAGTGAGAAAACTAGAAAAATATTGACTGTAGTCACTACTATAGTTTTTAGTGCAGCTTTATCAACATTTTGGGGATTTTCAGCTTTGATTACAAATATGGCTGTTGGATTTGCAGTCCGAAACTTTGCTAAAAAGAATTTACAAATTTCAGAAGAACTTGATACTTTAACAATTCCACTTTATGCTTTATTTTTCATTATAGCAGGTACAGAAATTAGGTTCTCAGAGATGACTTCAGCTGCCTTTTTAATTTTAGCCTTTACTTATTTAATTGCTAGAATAATTGGTAAGGTTGGAGGTTCAACTTTAGCAGCTAAAATATCTGATGCACCTTTAGTTGTCAAAAAATATATTGGTTTAGGACTTTTACCTCAAAGTGGAGTAGCAATTGCCCTTGCTTATTCTGTTCAAAAACAATATGCTAAAGATCCAGAAATAGGGCTTTTGATTTTCAACACTTTATTATTAACTGCAGCTTTAACTGAAGTTATAGGACCTTTATTAACTAAATATGCAGTAATTAAAGCTGGAGAATCACAAACAGAAAATTAA
- a CDS encoding CBS domain-containing protein → MSKVKDYMIRTMNSVAPDDNICKAIILMYRSEQSVLPVVDHQNQFVGTIYSNNILKNIIPESFGFLDSSRLFYEVNEAVENLKYVKDESVEKYMAHNRDAVTEDSEMKKVADIMLNNKESLLFVTNEKGFLRGFIERSNLLHYLLDEAQTEDSN, encoded by the coding sequence ATGAGCAAAGTTAAAGACTATATGATTAGAACAATGAACTCAGTTGCTCCAGATGATAATATTTGTAAAGCAATAATTTTAATGTACCGCTCAGAGCAGTCAGTTTTGCCTGTAGTTGACCATCAAAATCAATTTGTAGGCACAATATATAGTAACAATATTCTTAAAAATATCATTCCTGAAAGTTTTGGTTTTTTAGATAGTAGTCGTCTTTTTTATGAAGTTAACGAAGCAGTTGAGAATTTAAAGTATGTTAAAGATGAAAGTGTAGAAAAATATATGGCTCATAATCGGGATGCAGTTACAGAAGATAGTGAAATGAAAAAAGTTGCCGATATTATGCTAAACAATAAAGAATCTCTGCTTTTTGTTACAAATGAAAAAGGTTTTTTGCGAGGTTTTATCGAAAGATCTAATCTACTCCATTATTTATTAGATGAAGCTCAAACAGAAGACAGTAATTAA